One Purpureocillium takamizusanense chromosome 1, complete sequence genomic window carries:
- a CDS encoding uncharacterized protein (EggNog:ENOG503NUQR~COG:D) — translation MASIDRYRPPREGYQPPTLPAGGNRHERPSRSPPRPREVPPAAPTPPQHSSRTSPPRSSALSGPQSPAQSGRQTPLTGVNQWSFSWDEVHSTPSIVDGIAPTEERLRRAKGVNFIYQAGVMLDLPQITLWVASVFFHRFFMRFSMVEEKGGIHHYNIAATALFLANKVEENCRKTKDIIIAVAKVAQKNTKLIIDEQSKEYWRWRDSILTYEEIMLEQLTFDLMVDNPYRNLFELLGQLDIVHNKTLRQSAWAFCNDAGLTALPLLIEARDVAICAIFFASIHAKEQIDDINGEPWWKYLNVNETRCARSIEVMRQFYTENPLRKQNPSLPSPAFDLEVTRRRADTLLSQPETLSSAGTPMDMDRASRSPMAKTNGGTDRGSDNRDRGLEPGSQPRLAGSDYAPRSPAKRKEPDVESGGENDRAEKRARVSEDEGELVED, via the exons ATGGCGAGCATCGATCGCTACAGGCCCCCCCGCGAGGGCTACCAGCCGCCTACCCTACCCGCCGGCGGAAACCGCCATGAGCGGCCATCGCgatcgccgcctcgcccgcgagaagtcccgcccgccgctcccacTCCGCCGCAACACAGCTCCCGTACTTCGCCTCCGCGCTCGAGCGCACTGTCCGGTCCACAGTCGCCCGCGCAGTCAGGTCGACAGACGCCCCTCACCGGGGTGAACCAGTGGTCGTTCTCCTGGGACGAGGTGCACAGCACTCCGAGCATCGTCGATGGAATAGCGCCCACTGAGGAGAGGCTCCGGCgggccaagggcgtcaaTTTTATCTACCAGGCGGGCGTCATGCTGGACCTGCCGCAAATCACACTGTGGGTAGCGAGCGTCTTCTTCCACCGCTTCTTCATGCGCTTTAGCATGGTCGAAGAGAAGGGTGGCATTCATCATTAC AACATTGCTGCTACGGCGCTGTTTCTCGCCAACAAGGTGGAGGAGAACTGTCGCAAGACCAaggacatcatcatcgccgttGCCAAGGTCGCCCAGAAGAACACCAAGCTCATCATCGACGAACAGAGCAAAGAGTATTGGCGATGGAGAGATAGCATACTCACGTACGAGGAGATTAtgctcgagcagctcacCTTTGACCTCATGGTCGACAACCCCTACAGAAACCTCTTCGAGCTGCTAGGACAGCTAGACATTGTTCACAACAAAACTTTGAGGCAATCAGCCTGGGCTTTCTGTAACGACGCCGGCCTGACCGCACTGCCTCTGCTCATCGAGGCAAGAGACGTGGCCATTTGCGCAATCTTCTTCGCCAGCATTCACGCCAAGGAGCAGATTGACGACATCAACGGGGAGCCGTGGTGGAAGTATTTGAACGTCAACGAGACCCGCTGCGCAAGATCGATTGAGGTGATGAGGCAGTTTTACACCGAGAATCCGCTTAGAAAGCAGAacccgtcgctgccgtcaccCGCCTTTGATCTTGAGGTCACGAGACGACGCGCCGACACACTCCTGAGTCAGCCCGAGACGCTGTCATCAGCGGGCACGCCCATGGACATGGATcgagccagccgcagcccgaTGGCCAAGACCAATGGTGGCACTGATCGAGGCTCCGACAACAGAGACAGAGGGTTGGAGCCTGGATCCCAGCCGCGGCTGGCAGGCAGTGACTACGCCCCCAGATCACCCGCCAAGAGAAAAGAGCCTGACGTGGAGTCTGGTGGTGAAAACGATCGGGCTGAGAAGCGTGCACGTGTCTctgaggacgagggcgagctggtcgaggacTGA
- the ATP14 gene encoding ATP synthase F0 subcomplex subunit H atp14 (COG:S~EggNog:ENOG503P5GR) → MLSQLSRASRATSAVAAVARSARAVQVRTFIAPTVSRRADFVQELYLKELKAYKVPPVKESDAEGQVQTFAMPKTPASPEESDLAGNLKEYESMAVEIEGQDASAQAGNAAPALQDWLEAEEEEPQGH, encoded by the exons ATGCTCAGTCAATTGTCCAGGGCTTCG cgcgccacctcggccgtcgccgccgtcgctcggTCTGCCAGAGCCGTCCAGGTCCGGACCTTTATTGCTCCCACCGTCTCCCGGCGAG CCGACTTCGTCCAGGAGCTCTACCtgaaggagctcaaggcctACAAGGTCCCCCCCGTCAAGGAgtccgacgccgagggccaggTCCAGACCTTTGCCATGCCCAAGacccccgcctcccccgaAGAGTCGGACCTCGCCGGCAACCTCAAGGAGTATGAGAGCATGGCCGTCGAGATCGAGGGCCAGGACGCCTCTGCCCAGGCCggcaacgccgcccccgccctccAGGActggctcgaggccgaggaggaggagccccAGGGCCACTAA
- a CDS encoding Non-specific serine/threonine protein kinase (EggNog:ENOG503NWKC~COG:T), whose translation MINPAPAARNTVRGFQATPVASGDEDSDYGACETPRQGARRGRPNRIDDVVSAHCSPVLRGAPSPGVSGIAKLRMQMEPLNLDGSSRSSSAVRNGGRSGLRSAADSPRSASRDGTRSEAGSESSENGSTSYEVNLEHDFVSESVRDRSVLLETLEGGLNPRRKMTSEEFEPLRCLGKGTYGTVLLVKQRATGRLYAQKQFKKASLVVHKKLIEQTKTERQILESVNRHPFVVKLFYAFQDLEKLYLILEYGQGGELFTHLNTEKMFSETVAAFYMAEMLLAISHLHNDLGVVYRDLKPENCLLDADGHLLLTDFGLSKVAVEQSESCNSILGTVEYMAPEVILGKKYGRAVDWWSFGALGYDLMTGNPPFRGGNHAKIQDNIVRQKLVLPYFLSPDAKDLLTRLLRKEPQKRLGAVMPRDLQTLKKHRFFRKIDWRKLEARELEPPIQPMITDPELAENFAPEFTELALSPVVTAKDAWAVGGAPASGHKDDVFGGFSFVASSSLLESNAFPVANGV comes from the coding sequence ATGATAAACCCGGCGCCCGCTGCGCGCAACACGGTGCGCGGCTTCCAAGCAACGCCTGTCGCATCGGGCGATGAGGACTCCGACTACGGCGCCTGCGAGACGCCTCGCCAGGGTGCCCGTCGCGGTCGCCCGAATCGCATCGACGATGTCGTGAGCGCCCACTGCAGCCCCgtcctgcgcggcgccccGTCTCCCGGCGTGTCGGGCATCGCCAAGCTGCGCATGCAGATGGAGCCCCTAAACCTcgacggctcgtcgcgctctAGCTCCGCAGTCCGCAACGGAGGCCGCTCCGGCTTGCGCAGCGCTGCCGACAGTCCGCGCTCTGCcagccgcgacggcacccGCAGCGAGGCTGGCAGCGAGAGCTCGGAGAACGGCTCGACCAGCTACGAGGTCAACCTGGAACACGACTTTGTGAGCGAGAGCGTGCGCGACCGCTCCGTCCTgctcgagacgctcgagggcggcctcaACCCGCGCCGCAAGATGACATCGGAGGAGTTTGAGCCGCTACGCTGCCTGGGCAAGGGCACCTACGGCACCGTCCTGCTGGTCAAGCAGCGCGCCACGGGCCGGCTCTACGCGCAAAAGCAGTTCAAGAAGGCGTCGCTTGTCGTGCATAAGAAGCTCATCGAGCAGACCAAGACGGAGCGCCAGATTCTCGAGTCGGTCAACAGGCACCCCTTTGTGGTCAAGCTCTTCTACGCGTTCCAGGACCTGGAGAAGCTGTATCTCATCCTCGAGtacggccagggcggcgagctcttcACGCACCTCAACACGGAGAAGATGTTCTCGGAGACGGTGGCCGCCTTCTACATGGCCGAGATGCTGCTCGCCATCTCCCACCTGCACAACGACCTGGGCGTCGTGTACCGCGACCTCAAGCCCGAGAActgcctcctcgacgccgacggccacctCTTGCTCACCGACTTTGGTCTGTCCAAGGTGGCGGTGGAGCAGTCGGAGAGCTGCAACTCGATCCTCGGCACCGTCGAATACATGGCGCCCGAAGTCATTCTCGGCAAGAAGTACGGCAGGGCAGTGGACTGGTGGTCCTTTGGCGCCCTCGGCTACGACCTCATGACGGGCAATCCGCCGTTCCGGGGCGGCAATCACGCCAAGATCCAGGACAACATTGTTAGGCAGAAGCTCGTGCTGCCATACTTTCTGAGCCCAGACGCAAAGGACCTGCTGACGCGCCTCCTGCGCAAGGAGCCGCAGAAGCGCCTCGGGGCCGTCATGCCGCGCGACCTGCAGACGCTCAAGAAGCACCGCTTCTTCCGCAAGATCGACTGGCGTAagctcgaggcgcgggaGCTGGAGCCCCCGATCCAGCCCATGATCACGGACCCGGAGCTCGCCGAGAACTTTGCGCCCGAGTTTACGGAGCTGGCACTGAGCCCCGTAgtgacggccaaggacgcctgggccgttggcggcgccccagccTCGGGTCACAAGGATGACGTGTTTGGCGGCTTCAGCTTtgtggcgtcgtcgagcctgcTCGAGAGCAATGCCTTTCCCGTGGCCAACGGGGTTTGA
- a CDS encoding uncharacterized protein (COG:A~BUSCO:EOG09262CXO~EggNog:ENOG503NVIW), protein MIHPSRQAYVEEARPEPGLALEDLPDDHDYDMPTAGGSSEKASAILNQFNRKRLAATIAVPTDDGRVRARLREMGEPVTLFGEGPAERRDRLRELLTIQAEMASLENGDITMEDAPEEEEEAAEAEEEFYSRGGNDLLQARIKIAEFSLPRAKRRVAFLKEEATISLRTQVKHRKHIKDRLAAFELQGSQTVGERHISMTRISPDGKMVAVGNWGGQVKLVELPTLTEKMTYRGHTNKISGLSWFPGATLPENNVSPDSVNLASGGAEGLVQLWSLNKDTPLSTLQGHSQRVCRTEFHPSGRYLASASEDTSWRLWDVETTAELLLQEGHSRGVYAISFNTDGSLLASAGLDSIGRIWDLRSGRTVMILDGHLDGHIKPIHALDWSSDGHRVLSGSADGWIKCWDVRKVQRTGGIGAHSSAVSDMRWFKGIDDPVDGTPPGPDEKGARVPIKSGTFFVSSGFDRNVKIFSADDWTLVQTLSGHTGPVASVDYSRDGRWIVSGGHDRTVKLWGRNDGEAL, encoded by the coding sequence ATGATTCACCCGTCCAGACAGGCGtacgtcgaggaggccaggCCCGAGCCCGGCCTCGCGCTGGAGGATCTgcccgacgaccacgacTATGACATGCCAACGGCAGGCGGGTCCTCCGAAAAGGCCTCCGCCATCCTGAACCAGTTCAACCGCAAGCGGCTTGCCGCCACGATAGCCGTGCCCACCGACGATGGCCGAGtccgcgcgcgcctgcgaGAGATGGGAGAGCCTGTCACCCTGTTTGGAGAGGGTCCGGCCGAGAGGCGCGACCGATTGCGCGAGCTCCTGACCATCCAGGCCGAAATGGCCAGTCTCGAGAATGGTGACATCACCATGGAGGACGCGcccgaggaagaggaggaggcggcagaggccgaggaagagtTCTACTCGAGGGGAGGCAACGACCTTCTCCAGGCCCGCATAAAAATTGCCGAGTTCTCGCTGCCCAGGGCGAAGCGCAGAGTCGCCTTTCTCAAAGAGGAGGCCACCATCTCGCTGCGCACGCAGGTCAAGCATCGGAAGCACATCAAGGACAGGCTGGCCGCCTTTGAGCTGCAGGGAAGTCAGACCGTCGGCGAGCGGCACATCAGCATGACGAGAATATCACCCGACGGAAAGatggtcgccgtcggcaactGGGGCGGCCAGGTCAaactcgtcgagctgcccaCCCTCACTGAGAAGATGACATACCGCGGCCACACAAACAAGATCAGCGGCCTCTCGTGGTTTCCCGGCGCAACTCTCCCCGAGAACAACGTCTCGCCCGACTCAGTCAACCTGGcctccggcggcgccgagggcttgGTGCAGCTGTGGTCCCTGAACAAGGACACCCCGCTGTCGACACTGCAGGGTCACTCACAAAGAGTGTGCCGCACTGAATTTCACCCATCGGGACGATATCTGGCATCGGCATCCGAGGATACCTCATGGCGCCTTTGGGACGTGGAGACTACggccgagcttctcctccaaGAAGGTCACTCCCGAGGCGTCTACGCCATCAGCTTCAACACGGACGGGTCCttgctcgccagcgccggcttGGACAGTATCGGCAGGATATGGGATCTAAGATCTGGCCGTACCGTCATGATCCTCGACGGACACCTAGACGGTCACATCAAACCCATCCACGCTCTCGACTGGAGCTCCGACGGTCACCGCGTCCTCTCGGGCTCGGCCGACGGCTGGATCAAGTGCTGGGACGTCCGCAAGGTGCAGCGgaccggcggcatcggcgcccaCAGCAGCGCCGTCTCAGACATGCGCTGGTtcaagggcatcgacgacccCGTAGACGGCACGCCTCCCGGTCCTGATGAGAAGGGCGCCAGGGTCCCCATCAAGTCCGGCACCTTCTTCGTCTCAAGCGGCTTCGACAGGAACGTCAAGATCTTCTCGGCAGACGATTGGACGCTCGTGCAAACCCTAAGCGGTCACACGGGACCTGTGGCCAGCGTCGACTACAGCAGGGACGGCCGCTGGATtgtcagcggcggccatgatcGAACGGTGAAGCTCTGGGGCCGCAACGATGGTGAGGCTCTATAG
- a CDS encoding uncharacterized protein (COG:F~EggNog:ENOG503NWEU), with protein sequence MAMLLALSASPEELDVAMISVTYGNVPLQSCLRNVVALFHVLEKELAWRKETGRPEGYGAMKASKPIVAVGPEHPLEDECLMADYFHGEDGLHNVHKVHPHLSPADTWGSLFTDNEASGDQTTASSLFTPSKKPAHKEILRILRENPVDTVSVLAVGPLTNVALAAAEDPEAFLRIKELVVMGGAVNVEGNVTPCAEFNCYADAVAAARVYALTSFNPSSTMPPLPAKLSTLPPYPPKLSRRLKLTIAPLDITTPHLITKSFFADRVQPHIDAGSPLAVWTSHFIKGAFSKIESMEGDGNEPGLSLHDPLTVWYMITHDDPQWKFPAKLEDIRIETSGQWTRGMHVVDNRLRAKPAEVAAAVSEDPREDPKVVTIDEVPGDTMGWMSILKGNNVGRLIASPGEDLFKEVWMQRVFAQS encoded by the exons atggCCATGCTGCTCGCCCTTAGCGCCTCCCCCGAGGAGCTCGATGTCGCCATGATCTCAGTCACATACGGCAACGTTCCCCTGCAAAG CTGTCTGCGTAACGTGGTCGCCCTCTTCCATGTCCTGGAGAAGGAGCTCGCGTGGCGGAAGGAAACTGGCCGCCCCGAGGGCTACGGCGCCATGAAGGCCTCCAAGCCCATCGTTGCCGTCGGCCCAGAGCACCCTCTTGAAGATGAGTGCCTCATGGCTGATTACTTCC acggcgaggatggcctGCACAATGTCCACAAAGTACATCCCCATCTCAGCCCCGCCGATACCTGGGGCTCCCTCTTCACAGACAATGAGGCGTCCGGTGATCAAaccaccgcctcgtcccTGTTTACACCCTCCAAGAAGCCCGCCCACAAAGAGATCCTCCGCATCCTCCGCGAGAACCCCGTCGATACTGtctccgtcctcgccgttggACCCCTGACGAACGTCgctcttgccgctgctgagGATCCCGAGGCCTTCCTCCGCAtcaaggagctcgtcgtcatgggTGGTGCCGTCAACGTCGAGGGAAACGTCACGCCCTGCGCCGAGTTCAACTGCTACGCCGATGCAGTTGCCGCGGCTCGCGTCTACGCCCTCACCTCCTTCAACCCGTCGTCAACGATGCCTCCCTTGCCCGCTAAGTTGTCGACCTTGCCACCGTACCCGCCCAAGCTGTCCCGTCGGCTGAAGCTCACCATCGCGCCTCTTGACATCACCACTCCGCACCTCATCACCAAGAGCTTCTTTGCGGATAGGGTCCAACCGCACATTGACGCTGGAAGCCCCCTGGCCGTGTGGACATCGCATTTCATCAAAGGCGCGTTCAGCAAGATCGAGTCCATggagggcgacggcaacgagcCGGGCCTGTCTCTACATGACCCGCTCACTGTATGGTACATGATCACCCACGACGATCCTCAATGGAAGTTCCCGGCAAAGCTCGAGGATATTCGCATCGAGACGTCTGGCCAGTGGACGCGCGGTAtgcacgtcgtcgacaacCGCCTGAGAGCAAAGCCGGCTGAGGTGGCTGCGGCTGTTTCGGAGGATCCCCGAGAGGACCCCAAAGTCGTCACCATCGACGAGGTCCCCGGCGACACCATGGGCTGGATGAGCATCCTTAAAGGCAACAATGTTGGTCGCCTCATCGCCTCGCCAGGCGAAGATCTCTTCAAGGAAGTGTGGATGCAGCGTGTCTTTGCGCAATCGTAG
- a CDS encoding uncharacterized protein (COG:A~EggNog:ENOG503P677): MASLGGYLNKKVLIVTADSRILVGTLTAADNSTNLVLNDAVERIIREPDDPEPSVEVPLGLYLVRGDGVCSVGLVDEKLDDSINWTEVKGATIGGVKHI, encoded by the exons ATGGCGAGCCTCGGAGGGTACCTGAACA AAAAGGTGCTGATCGTGACGGCCGATTCGCGGATACTCGTGGGCACCCTGACGGCGGCCGATAACTCGACCAACCTG GTGCTCaatgacgccgtcgagagAATCATCCGCGAACCCGACGATCCTGAGCCTTCTGTCGAGGTGCCCCTAGGACTGTACCTGgtgcgaggagacggcgtgTGCTCCGTCGGCCTGGTGGACGAGAAACTCGACGACAGCATCAATTGGACGGAGGTGAAGGGGGCCACGATTGGAGGCGTCAAGCACATCTGA
- a CDS encoding uncharacterized protein (EggNog:ENOG503NU7I~COG:U~SECRETED:SignalP(1-22~SECRETED:cutsite=VNG-DA~SECRETED:prob=0.8223)~TransMembrane:5 (n8-17c22/23o226-251i258-281o287-305i325-346o352-375i)) gives MKVASRNAWAAALALAVTGVNGDATPYCPVDDVCFQFAVPEAAASSGSGNVYFQLRARSSVSWAALGIGSQMNGATMFVMYADGNNNVTLSTRRGTGHVEPRYSRMANVELLGGSGIIDGSMVANVRCSDCANLKLSGVSSWVSAWKRGSPMNDKSTSASIQYHDSHNSFNVNLGRATVSADANPFTNSSSNPGGSNGGNNGGGIIAPGASGGGPSTNTLINAHGILMTIIFVVGYPIGAMLSPFVGSWVVHATWQTLVFFGMWAGFALGIIICSRIGFFFQNTHTQLGVFVVSLMGLQPIFGFLHHRHYLRNRRRGIISHVHIWYGRALIVIGVVNGGLGLQLAGSSQTFVTAYIVVSAVVAAAYLALSAFALFRRRRVASIERPSNGSDSTDRKQ, from the exons ATGAAGGTCGCTTCCAGGAATGCCTGGGCGGCTGCCCTTGCCCTAG CCGTCACTGGAGTCAACGGTGATGCCACGCCGTACTGCCCCGTGGACGATGTCTGCTTCCAGTTCGCGGtccccgaggccgccgccagctctgGCTCGGGCAACGTCTACTTTCAGCTGCGGGCGCGCTCATCCGTCAGCTGGGCTGCCCTTGGTATCGGGTCGCAGATGAACGGCGCCACCATGTTCGTCATGTACGCCGACGGGAACAACAACGTCACGCTCAGCACCAGGAGGGGGACCGGCCATGTCGAGCCCAGGTACAGCCGCATGGCCAacgtcgagctccttgggGGCTccggcatcatcgacggCAGCATGGTCGCCAACGTGCGCTGCAGCGACTGCGCCAACCTGAAACTCTCCGGCGTGAGCAGCTGGGTGTCTGCTTGGAAGAGAGGGAGCCCCATGAATGACAAGAGCACGTCGGCCAGCATCCAGTACCACGACTCTCACAACTCGTTCAATGTCAACCTCGGGAGGGCCACTGTCAGCGCTGATGCCAACCCGTTCACTAATAGCTCGAGCAACCCGGGGGGAAGCAACGGAGGCAACAACGGGGGCGGCATCATCGCACCAGGCgccagcggtggtggtcccTCGACAAACACCCTCATAAATGCACATGGAATTCTCATGACCATCATCTTTGTCGTCGGCTATCCCATTGGCGCCATGCTGTCGCCTTTTGTCGGCAGCTGGGTAGTCCACGCGACTTGGCAGACGCTTGTCTTCTTTGGCATGTGGGCAggcttcgccctcggcatcatcatctgcAGTCGCATTGGTTTC TTCTTCCAGAACACGCACACCCAACTGGGCGTCTTTGTAGTGTCGTTGATGGGGCTGCAGCCGATCTTCGGCTTCCTTCACCATAGGCACTATCTCAGAAACCGTCGCCGTGGCATCATCAGTCATGTTCACATCTGGTACGGCCGCGCGCTCATCGTCATTGGTGTGGTCAacggcgggctgggcctgCAGCTTGCGGGAAGCTCGCAGACGTTTGTTACCGCATACATCGTCGTGTCCGCAGTTGTAGCGGCGGCATATCTCGCGCTGAGCGCCTTTGCTCTGTTCAGAAGAAGGAGGGTCGCTAGCATCGAGCGGCCATCCAATGGCTCCGACAGCACGGATAGGAAACAATGA